GTGCTCCTGCAACACGAGACGCCGAGAGCACGCGTCCAGCAACTGCACGAGGGTCCCGAGGCCGAACAAGCGCGTTCCCGGCACGTAGGCCAGGGTGGCGGTGCCGCGTGCGGGCAGCATGTGGTGCGGGCACACGCAGGTGACGAACACGTCTTGCAGCACGACCAAGCCGTCGTGGGAGGAGGGGGATCCTTCGGCCAGCAGCGCTGGGATGTCGACTTCATGGCCGGCCAGGAGCTCGTCGATGTAGGCGTCGGCGACACGGTCGGGAGTGCCCGCCAGCTCAGGCGAACTCGCTGGATCGTGCCCCAAGGCAAGCAGGAAGTCCGCTATGGCGCGGCGAGCGGCGGCACGATCCACGGTCATCTCAGTTCAGCAATCGAGCTTCCGGGCGCAAGGGTCGGCGCGCGGAAAACCCAGCATCCAGCTCGTGATAGTAGCGCAGGGTTTCCTCGCCGAACCGCCAACAAAACCACACCAGGCGCCCGTCGACGCGCCCGTAGAAGTCCACGAGTCCCACATCCGGGTCTTTCACCACCGCACCGAGTTCCGTCACGTCGCGCCACCCGCGCTCGTAGCGTTCGATCCGGCGCCGTAGCTCGCTCTTCAATTCTGCAACGGGCCCGCTGTCCGCGTTGTCTTCGTCCAAGGTTCGCGGCAACCCACCCACGGTCTTGGCCAGATCCGCCAACCCTTCCTCGATCTGCGCTTGCCAGTCGATTTGCCGCTTCACGATCGTCGATAGCTCGGGGATCAGTGCGTTGACCTCGGCGACGGAAAAGACTCGAGGCTTGCGCATCCGTACCCCCGCACTAGCGATTCACGTTCCACAGCACACTGACCGCGGGAGGTACGGGATCGACGTCTTCCAGGGTTTTGCACTCGCCACAGTCGTCTGGGAAGTTCTGTTGGTTGGTACACTTGCGACAGCGCTCCAGCACACTGCGCGCCTCGGACAGCTGCTTGATCAAGCGTTGCAGCAAGTGCACGCGTTCTTGCATGCGGTCGATCTGGTCCTCGAGCTTGCCGAGTACGGCTGCCGAGGCCAGCGCACCCGTGGGGGCCATGCGCTTCGTGTCCAGCACGCAGCGAATGTCGTCCAGGGAGAGCCCCGCGGCACGCAGGTCGCTGACGAGACGCAACTTGCCGAGCTCGGTTTCGTCAAAGAGTCGATGCCCGCCGTCGGTGCGGCGAGAGGGCGTGAGGATGCCAGCTTCCTCGTAGAAGCGTACGGTGCGCAGCGTGCTGCCAGATTGGCGCGCCATGTCGCCCGTTGTGAGAAGACCGTGGCGATGGGGCTTGTCGCACTGCCGCCCCCGTTGCTTGTGTCCGCTCAAAGAAGCCGCTCCTCGTCAAGCGTAGGGACGGGCTTCGAATCGGTCAAGCTGCGGTTCTGGTCAGCAGTGCGAGATCGGCGGCGTTCAGCCGTCGGTTCCAGCATCCGCAGGCGCCGTTACGCAGGTGATGACCCAGCGCATCTGGTCACACAGCGCCTCCGGCTGCGTGCCCGACGCGCAGCTGCCGGCGAACGCGCCGACGTCGGCGAGGGCGCAGCGCAAACCGTCGGGTTCGCATTGTGCAAGCTCCCCGGCGACCCGCACGCGGCCCTCTTGAGGTGAGCCTTGCCGTACTTCGCCGCAGCTTCGTGGGTTCAGTGCGGTTGATGGCGTCAGTTCGGCCGGGCGATCTTCTTCGCCCCCACAAGCGCTGGTGCCGAGAAGGAGTGCCAGCCACAGCTGCCTGGCGCGCTTCATATGATCGGGAGCACCGAGAGGAACACTTTGGTCAAGAAGAAGTCCGCGATGAGGATGG
This genomic stretch from Polyangiaceae bacterium harbors:
- a CDS encoding GTP cyclohydrolase I, producing the protein MTVDRAAARRAIADFLLALGHDPASSPELAGTPDRVADAYIDELLAGHEVDIPALLAEGSPSSHDGLVVLQDVFVTCVCPHHMLPARGTATLAYVPGTRLFGLGTLVQLLDACSRRLVLQEHICNDVVDALMQHGAARGAFCALRLEHDCLSARGERRPEARVLTTARAGSLPEAEVAQLLRMKGDPECT
- a CDS encoding DUF2203 domain-containing protein, which produces MRKPRVFSVAEVNALIPELSTIVKRQIDWQAQIEEGLADLAKTVGGLPRTLDEDNADSGPVAELKSELRRRIERYERGWRDVTELGAVVKDPDVGLVDFYGRVDGRLVWFCWRFGEETLRYYHELDAGFSARRPLRPEARLLN
- a CDS encoding MerR family transcriptional regulator — encoded protein: MARQSGSTLRTVRFYEEAGILTPSRRTDGGHRLFDETELGKLRLVSDLRAAGLSLDDIRCVLDTKRMAPTGALASAAVLGKLEDQIDRMQERVHLLQRLIKQLSEARSVLERCRKCTNQQNFPDDCGECKTLEDVDPVPPAVSVLWNVNR